A region of the Hirundo rustica isolate bHirRus1 chromosome 5, bHirRus1.pri.v3, whole genome shotgun sequence genome:
AGAGACTCAAAGCAGGTCCAAGATTCCCGGTGGAGGATAAATAAATtacacaaacaagcaaaaaattgTTTGAAGGAATGAAGGACATGGAGACGAGACGCTTCCCGGAGTGTGTAGTGCTTCCCAAGACCAAACACCCGGCCAGGCACTGGAAGCATGAGGTGGGTGCTCAGCTCTTGACAGGGGTGGACGAGGCCTTCATGGTCTTCTTCAGGTGGTGGTAGTTGGGCAGGATCTTCATCAGGAAATCCAGCTGCAGCGTCTGAGGCTGGAAAGGGAGGCAGGGGAGGTGAGGGAACAGCCTGAGGGCAGCAGCCCGAGGGAGACCGGCGGTGTCCGcgtgtccccgtgtcacccACGCACCTGTGGCCGCTCGGTCTGCACGCGCCGCAGGCAGTCGGCCCCGTAGATGACGGTGTTTTCCGGGATCACCTCGTAGGTGTTGACGTTGCAGCAGGCCCCGATGATGCAGCCGCTGGTCAGGATGACATTCCTGCCAACAAACGCtgccagggagagagaggaatcCCTGTGAGCATGGTCCCCACAGCATTTACAGCAGGAAAATCTCAGCAGGGCCAAAGGCACTAACCCGAGAATTACCTTTGGATTCAATGACGTTGTTGTCTCCCACCTTCATCGCTTGGGAAACTACAGGTCAGTGTTAAGTAAAATTgtaaaatgctttgctttttttcaacAGGTGAAAAACTCTGATGTCATTTTCAAACCACCACGCAGCCCTGGGCTATTCAAACCCCACAGAGCCCACAGATGCTTCCCCCTGGAGGGATCCAGAAGCACAATGGTTTGTCACTGCACAGCAAGGATACAGCACCCAACCTCAAAAACATTGTTGGTGCCGATGACCATGGGCTTGGGCTCCACATCTTCACTCTCTGGGGTTATATTTTCAGGATACCTGCAAGAAGGAAGAACAGATTTCCATGTCTGAGATCACAATGACAATGTTCTGTGTGGCAGCTCAACTCTGTGACAGACTGAAGCCATGGATATCCCACTCAACTGAGCTGGACTGTCAGAATTTTGAGACTGCTTAGGACTAGGATTTTTCTACTCTGTTAACTTGAGAAGGATTCCGAAGGGGGACTTAGCAACCATCCATTATCTGAAGGGGGCCTACAAGGAAGCTAGAGAGGGATTCTTTGTCAGGAACtggagtgacagaacaaggagTAATGGGCACAGACTTAAAGAGGGGACAATTAGGTTAGAGATATGTAAGAAAATTTTTACTGTGGTGGGGGTGAGATactggaataggttgcccaggGCAATACTGGCTGCCCCAGCcgtggaagtgt
Encoded here:
- the DCTN6 gene encoding dynactin subunit 6 — protein: MAEKVQKSVKIAPGAVVCVESEIRGDVTIGPRTVIHPKARIIAEAGPIVIGEGNLIEEQALIINGYPENITPESEDVEPKPMVIGTNNVFEVGCFSQAMKVGDNNVIESKAFVGRNVILTSGCIIGACCNVNTYEVIPENTVIYGADCLRRVQTERPQPQTLQLDFLMKILPNYHHLKKTMKASSTPVKS